The nucleotide window GCACCACGAACACATCCCCTACGCCCGGATTCAGACCCTTCAACGTAAACAATGGTTTTATCTCCAACCATTTCACCTCGAAGAAGTTCAGATTGAGACGGCCAGCCACGAGGAAGGCAAACCAGAGGCTCGCCTGGCTGCCGTTCCTTTAACGGTAGCGCAAGAAATCAACCGATTGCGTCAAGCAGCGCCAGCCAGCGCCACATTGACCCCAGACGTCGTCAAAGGCGTCCCAGTCAATACTCCCACAGCCCACTACCAAATCAGCTTAGCTGACCTCATTAAATTTTCGCTGACTTCCCTGATTTTTTTGCCATTTTTACTAGTTCTGTTGGGGCTTTACGATAAACTGCCCCACTCTTGGACGAACCTGCTCGTCAACGAAGCCAGTCATCTCGCCATCTTATTCCTAATCGGTAGCCTGATTATCATCATCGGGTTGACCTGGCTAGTGGCCTTCGTGGGGACGCTTTTGCACTATTATCGCTTCACCCTAACTCGCGACGGCGATCAGCTTCACACCGCTAAGGGGCTAGTTCAGCGAAATACCATCAGTGCCCCGCTGGACCGCATCCAAGCCCTGCGTTTCAAACAAAACCCGCTTCGTCGGGGGCTACACCTCCAAACGGTGCAGGTCTTGCTTGCCTCCAAAGCAGCAGCCAAGGATGACGACAACGACCTCACCATCTTACCGGTGATCAATGAACGAGTAGCTCGCGACACGATTCACCCATTTGTCGACTGGCTCCCTACCCAGACACCTAGTCTCACAGAATTACAGGTCAGCCGAACGTGGTACCAGATTCGAAATGCCGTGCTGACTGTCTTGCTTCCAGCCCTTCTGATTGCCTGGCTCTGGCCGACAATCGGCTGGTGGCTTTTCCCCATCTGGTTAATCATCGCGGTGGCAGCTGGTCGGTTTGCGGCACGCCACACGGGTGGTGGCCGCTTACAACACGAACTACTCGTTCTCCAAACGGGCCATTTTTTTACTCTGGATCAAACGTTCGTTCCACTGCAAAATATTCAGTCGGTTCGCCTGTCTCAGTCTATTTGGATGAAACATACCCACCTCGCTCACCTGACAATCGACATCCGCCGGGGCAATGGTAACCAAGCCATTCGCCTTCGCTACCTGCCTCAACAAAACGCACAAGCCATTTACGATTGGTACCGTACTCACAGCTAGAAAGGAATCTTGACAATGACGAAACCCAGAATCTACAGCATGCCCTTCGCCAAAATTTACCCCCTCTATCAACAAAAGTTAGCCAAGAAGGGACGAACCACGGCTGAACTTAACCAAGTAATCACTTGGCTCACTGGCTACGATCACGCCATGCTCGAACAACAACTTGCGACGACCATCAGTGTTCAAGACTTCTTCACCCAGATGCCACGGCTGAACCCCAAGGCTAGCGAAATCACAGGCAGTATCTGTGGCGTTCGCGTCGAAACCATTGCCGACCCCACCATGCAACGGATTCGCTACCTGGATAAACTCGTTGATGAGCTAGCCAAGGGTAAAACGCTGCAGAAGGTTTTACGCGAAGAGTAGCAACTATTTGTGAATGGTGCCGTAAACCACTTAACGATCTAGCTAGCATTATCAGCAACACTGCAGACAACATTAGTTAGAATCAGCGATACCCGTAGTCACGGGCTGGCCCGTGACGGCAATCGGAAACGCTAGATTTTAAATTCCAAGGAAAACAAAAACAGGCACCGCAGCGAAGTCCGTTGCGGTGCCTGTTTATTGTCACAGCTACGTTCCCAACGTAACCGTGCTCCCCTTGGTATCGGCTGCGCTTCCCCAAGCCGCTACGACACCTAAAATCAATTTTAATTCCTACTCTCTAGCCAAAATAAGTCTTTATTGATGTTGACGCCATTGGTGCCAAGCTTCACCGATTCGTGGCCGCCAGAGCCAAATATACCCAAAGACAACGGTCACGACAAAGGTGATTAAAACAGTGTTGAAGTCCGCTTGGTTAAAGAGGCTTAACCCCGTTACGTAGACCACGAACACGATGTACACCGGCAGCTTCAGTCCTGGGAACAAAAGGTACTCCCCATTATGCTCCAAGGACAACCGGTTGTAGAGGTACGCACCCCAGATAACCAACACGATGGCAAAAACCAAGAGCGTCAAGATGATTGTCCAGTCACGTTGTGAACCGTTCAAGTGAAACGGACCTCCGTGTAACATATTATCATAGATTGTGTCTAATCCAGCTAAAGAAATTGTAAAGCCGAGCAAAGTCAGAATCATCGTTCCCGTTTGACCCATGATCAAAGCGGCAAACCAACCGATAGAGAAGAGGCCAAAGGACATCATCAGCCCATAGGCCCAGGAAGTGAGCAATCCTGGCCAAGCCAGCTGAAAGCCCATTCCTGCCGGTGCGGCCACCCAGTAAGTCAGGTACTGCAACCCAGTCACCACAATGACGATACCTACCAACACGGCCAAAACAATGCGTAACTTGGCCCAGTAGACCTGTTTGCGTGAAAAGCCACTACTGAACAAGAACTGATTGAAGTTATCCTTCAAGTCCTGATTCATGAAGGCGGCCCCGATACCTAAGAACATAAAGTGGAAAAATGTGCTATAGGCCACGAATTGGTCATCCGAATAGATCTGCCAACGGCGGATGCTAACATCCACGATTTGGGTCGTATCCACGTACCTTAAACCTGAAATAGTGGCAAACGTCATGGAAACACAAATTAGGATTGCTAACACAGCCATCGTCGCAAATAATTTCCGGTGACGGCGCCAAATGAGTCGATCTAATTGAGTCGTTAACATATGAATCCGTCCCCCCTACTTAATTAATTGATAACCCGTATCGTGTGCCAAGTTAGCACGGAACAGGTCCTCTAACGTCAACGGTAATTCTTCAAACAAGACGGGATGCAGTGCCCGTAGTTCTTGGTCGATCTCTGGTGTGTAGTCCGTGATAACCACGACTAAGACACGACCAGAAGCCCGAATCACCTGACTGTGCGCCTTCAAGACTGCCGGAATCTCCTTGTCGTTAAAGACTAACTGAAGTTTCTTAGCCTTCGACCGGACGTCCTCCAAGTTATAATCATGGAGTAATTTAGCATCCTTTAATAGTAGTACCCGGTCACTAAGGCCATCCAACTCGTTGAGGTCATGGGACGAAATCA belongs to Levilactobacillus yonginensis and includes:
- a CDS encoding PH domain-containing protein, giving the protein MTTPRRTNILGLIQHIATAIKDYWYLFVILLAQNGVPGFILWGGIFLMLLVFLIWPILKWVTLTYAVTSDALIIHSGILVRHHEHIPYARIQTLQRKQWFYLQPFHLEEVQIETASHEEGKPEARLAAVPLTVAQEINRLRQAAPASATLTPDVVKGVPVNTPTAHYQISLADLIKFSLTSLIFLPFLLVLLGLYDKLPHSWTNLLVNEASHLAILFLIGSLIIIIGLTWLVAFVGTLLHYYRFTLTRDGDQLHTAKGLVQRNTISAPLDRIQALRFKQNPLRRGLHLQTVQVLLASKAAAKDDDNDLTILPVINERVARDTIHPFVDWLPTQTPSLTELQVSRTWYQIRNAVLTVLLPALLIAWLWPTIGWWLFPIWLIIAVAAGRFAARHTGGGRLQHELLVLQTGHFFTLDQTFVPLQNIQSVRLSQSIWMKHTHLAHLTIDIRRGNGNQAIRLRYLPQQNAQAIYDWYRTHS
- a CDS encoding DUF2200 domain-containing protein; translated protein: MTKPRIYSMPFAKIYPLYQQKLAKKGRTTAELNQVITWLTGYDHAMLEQQLATTISVQDFFTQMPRLNPKASEITGSICGVRVETIADPTMQRIRYLDKLVDELAKGKTLQKVLREE
- a CDS encoding ABC transporter permease, whose amino-acid sequence is MLTTQLDRLIWRRHRKLFATMAVLAILICVSMTFATISGLRYVDTTQIVDVSIRRWQIYSDDQFVAYSTFFHFMFLGIGAAFMNQDLKDNFNQFLFSSGFSRKQVYWAKLRIVLAVLVGIVIVVTGLQYLTYWVAAPAGMGFQLAWPGLLTSWAYGLMMSFGLFSIGWFAALIMGQTGTMILTLLGFTISLAGLDTIYDNMLHGGPFHLNGSQRDWTIILTLLVFAIVLVIWGAYLYNRLSLEHNGEYLLFPGLKLPVYIVFVVYVTGLSLFNQADFNTVLITFVVTVVFGYIWLWRPRIGEAWHQWRQHQ